One Mycolicibacterium fortuitum subsp. fortuitum genomic window carries:
- a CDS encoding M24 family metallopeptidase — translation MGTEIEADGLALRVSRRERAVAQMEAHGLDALVLGRQANVRYISGAPQLWVVGTRPFGPICTFVRATGEIHLNSTWDEGIPEEIPHENLYGFAWNPMTLVDVLRGIKGSDSAWRIGTDALTPTFAKLLPMAFPNAELVDGEEAMRAARRVKTAEEIQALRRALTVAEVGLARGVAELVAGTTEKRLAGAILEAEAAGGVSTPATQDAAWVTSKDHPWRRAQGDGRVSEGDLVALSAGVLADGYVAEVARTVSVGEPTDAVRALYRRRDDLWDRLLDVSRVGNPTSALLDAYEQAGEPLPAMPVAHGLGLGFDPPVVSQNIRVTAETDILEEGMVLALTSYVWEQGVGAVFTRDAVVIGADGPEVLTQVSSHSEAAHA, via the coding sequence GTGGGAACTGAGATCGAGGCCGACGGCCTGGCATTGCGCGTCAGCCGCAGGGAGCGCGCCGTCGCCCAGATGGAGGCCCACGGCCTCGACGCGCTCGTCCTCGGCAGGCAGGCCAACGTCCGGTACATCTCCGGTGCCCCGCAGTTGTGGGTGGTTGGTACCCGGCCGTTCGGACCGATCTGCACGTTCGTCCGCGCGACGGGTGAGATCCACCTGAACAGCACATGGGACGAGGGCATCCCCGAGGAGATCCCGCACGAGAATTTGTACGGCTTCGCGTGGAACCCGATGACCCTCGTCGATGTGCTGCGCGGCATCAAGGGTTCCGATTCGGCGTGGCGGATCGGAACAGATGCCTTGACACCGACATTCGCCAAGCTGCTGCCGATGGCTTTCCCGAACGCCGAGCTCGTCGACGGCGAGGAGGCGATGCGGGCGGCGCGCCGAGTGAAGACTGCTGAGGAGATCCAGGCGCTGCGACGTGCGCTGACAGTCGCAGAGGTGGGGCTGGCACGAGGCGTCGCCGAGCTGGTTGCGGGCACCACGGAGAAGAGACTCGCCGGTGCGATATTGGAAGCCGAGGCCGCAGGTGGGGTGAGCACCCCGGCCACGCAGGACGCCGCGTGGGTCACGTCGAAGGACCACCCGTGGCGCCGTGCGCAGGGAGACGGTCGCGTCAGCGAGGGCGACCTGGTCGCTCTGTCGGCGGGTGTGCTCGCCGACGGCTACGTCGCGGAGGTCGCGCGCACGGTGTCCGTGGGTGAACCGACGGATGCGGTCCGTGCGTTGTACCGACGGCGGGATGACCTGTGGGACAGACTGCTTGACGTGAGCCGTGTCGGCAATCCGACCAGTGCATTGCTGGATGCGTACGAGCAGGCCGGCGAACCGCTGCCTGCGATGCCGGTGGCTCACGGGCTCGGGTTGGGATTCGACCCACCGGTGGTGTCGCAGAACATTCGGGTCACAGCCGAGACCGACATCCTGGAAGAGGGCATGGTGCTTGCCCTCACCAGCTACGTCTGGGAGCAGGGCGTCGGCGCGGTGTTCACCCGCGATGCCGTGGTCATCGGCGCCGACGGACCTGAGGTGCTGACCCAGGTCTCGTCACACAGTGAGGCGGCACATGCCTGA
- a CDS encoding enoyl-CoA hydratase/isomerase family protein, giving the protein MPERPTPEEIILYEKDPKTKIATITFNRPEFLNAPTSMARLRYADVLRAANADNDVKVVIIRGVGDNLGSGADLPEFMEGNDNPAARLAELRLEDDGVGEVTYPPKGTFRNGATISSWYANSQAGNRALQDFKKISIVEAKGYCYGWHFYQCADADLVISSDDALFGHPSFRYHGWGPRMWTWVQMMGLRKFQEMVFTGRPFTAAEMYDCNFLNKVVPRDQLEAEVQKYALACTRNRPVDTVFQQKMFFEIFKQQQGEYMGSLLSAFFESMGNGVANDSDDDLDMFESIDSGLSAAVNDNDSKFPPDFRLSKKNRAKPE; this is encoded by the coding sequence ATGCCTGAGCGGCCCACCCCAGAGGAGATCATTCTCTACGAGAAGGACCCCAAGACCAAGATCGCCACCATCACGTTCAACCGGCCGGAGTTCCTCAACGCGCCGACGTCGATGGCGCGCCTGCGCTATGCCGACGTGCTGCGCGCGGCCAACGCCGACAACGACGTCAAGGTGGTGATCATCCGCGGCGTCGGGGACAACCTTGGCAGCGGGGCAGACCTACCGGAGTTCATGGAGGGCAACGACAATCCGGCGGCGCGTCTGGCGGAACTGCGCCTGGAGGACGACGGCGTTGGGGAAGTGACATACCCGCCCAAGGGCACCTTCCGCAACGGCGCCACGATCAGCTCCTGGTACGCCAACTCCCAGGCCGGCAACCGCGCGTTGCAGGACTTCAAGAAGATCAGCATCGTCGAGGCCAAGGGTTACTGCTACGGCTGGCATTTCTACCAGTGCGCGGACGCCGATCTGGTGATTTCGTCGGATGACGCTCTGTTCGGTCATCCGTCGTTCCGCTATCACGGTTGGGGCCCGCGGATGTGGACGTGGGTCCAGATGATGGGCCTTCGGAAGTTCCAGGAGATGGTCTTCACCGGACGGCCGTTCACCGCCGCGGAGATGTACGACTGCAACTTCCTCAACAAGGTGGTGCCTCGCGACCAGCTGGAAGCCGAGGTGCAGAAGTACGCGCTAGCCTGCACCCGGAACCGCCCGGTGGACACCGTCTTTCAGCAGAAGATGTTCTTCGAGATCTTCAAGCAGCAGCAGGGTGAGTACATGGGCAGCCTGCTGAGCGCATTCTTCGAGTCGATGGGCAACGGGGTGGCCAACGACAGCGATGACGACCTGGACATGTTCGAGTCGATCGATTCGGGGCTGTCGGCCGCGGTCAACGACAACGACAGCAAGTTCCCACCCGACTTCCGGCTGTCCAAGAAGAACAGGGCGAAACCCGAATAG
- a CDS encoding M24 family metallopeptidase: MSTATQAGVTQIARTGFTPLDIPAEPDLARMRREVGARLHAAMADQGVDALVLLGNGNVMYATGIAWPLADAGLSHVERPIAVVLADDEHPHLFLPFREGAAMETGLPDDHLHGPVYLEFDEGVAEFAKILAGLVPTGATVATDELTGAMRLAGSALFPSAPVDAAPVIGAAKIVKTIDQIACIRRACQITEEAVAEIHKSLAPGVRQIDLSAEFVRRTFELGATTNMFDSIWQVMPASKAEGTWTTTGDLALPLLTTERELQQGDVLWTDVSIAYHGYCSDHGRTWIVGQDPTAAQQEQFDKWSRIVDAVLSVTKAGATCGDLGRAATAAGGGKKPWLPHFYLGHGIGTSAAEMPMIGTDLGQEWDDNFVFPEGMLLVFEPVVWEDGTGGYRGEEIVVVTEGGWMPLTAYPYDPYEVSRGN, translated from the coding sequence ATGAGTACGGCTACCCAAGCCGGAGTCACCCAGATCGCCCGCACCGGTTTCACCCCGCTCGACATTCCCGCCGAGCCCGACTTGGCCCGGATGCGCCGAGAGGTCGGCGCCCGTCTGCACGCGGCGATGGCTGACCAGGGTGTGGACGCGCTCGTGTTGCTCGGCAACGGTAACGTCATGTACGCCACCGGCATCGCCTGGCCGCTGGCCGACGCGGGACTGTCGCATGTCGAGCGGCCGATCGCGGTGGTGCTGGCCGACGATGAACACCCGCACCTGTTCCTGCCGTTCCGTGAGGGTGCGGCGATGGAAACCGGGCTGCCTGACGACCACCTGCACGGGCCGGTCTATCTCGAATTCGACGAGGGCGTCGCGGAATTCGCGAAGATCCTGGCCGGCTTGGTTCCGACCGGTGCGACGGTCGCCACCGACGAGTTGACCGGGGCGATGCGACTGGCCGGCAGCGCACTGTTCCCGAGCGCGCCCGTGGATGCCGCGCCGGTGATCGGCGCCGCGAAGATCGTCAAGACGATCGACCAGATCGCCTGTATCCGACGGGCCTGTCAGATCACCGAAGAGGCTGTCGCCGAGATCCACAAGTCGCTGGCGCCTGGTGTGCGCCAGATCGACCTGTCTGCCGAATTCGTGCGCCGCACTTTCGAGCTGGGCGCCACGACCAACATGTTCGACTCGATCTGGCAGGTCATGCCCGCGTCGAAGGCCGAGGGCACCTGGACCACCACCGGGGATCTCGCGCTCCCCCTGCTCACCACCGAGCGCGAGTTGCAGCAGGGCGATGTGCTGTGGACCGACGTGTCGATCGCCTACCACGGCTATTGCTCCGACCACGGACGCACCTGGATCGTCGGTCAGGATCCCACGGCGGCCCAGCAGGAGCAGTTCGACAAGTGGAGTCGCATCGTCGACGCAGTGCTCTCGGTGACCAAGGCCGGCGCCACCTGTGGTGACCTCGGCCGGGCGGCCACCGCTGCGGGCGGCGGGAAAAAGCCGTGGCTGCCGCACTTCTACCTGGGACACGGCATCGGTACCAGCGCGGCGGAAATGCCGATGATCGGAACAGATCTCGGCCAGGAGTGGGACGACAACTTCGTCTTTCCCGAAGGCATGCTGCTGGTGTTCGAGCCGGTGGTCTGGGAGGACGGCACCGGAGGCTATCGCGGTGAGGAGATCGTGGTGGTGACCGAAGGCGGCTGGATGCCGCTGACCGCATATCCGTACGACCCCTATGAGGTGTCCCGTGGGAACTGA
- a CDS encoding amidohydrolase family protein: MTASTTLYPPEGFGAPKNRKGHATGDLGLPAGTEIFSADNHISVADDIFYERFPEELKGAAPRIWYEDGAYMVGMKGKAWTGGDFGRVLMQYDDLAGAASNNIAARIRELKEDGIDKELAFPNAVLALFHYPDKALRERVFRIYNEHIAALQEQSNGHFYGVGLINWWDPKGARSTLEELKALGLKTFLLPLNPGKDDEGNIYDYGSTAMDAVWDEIEASGIPVSHHIGETPPKTPCENNSVVVGMMVNVDSFREQFAKYVFSGILDRHPKLKIGWFEGGIAWVPTALQDAEHMLASYRHMFNHELQHEVRYYWDKHMAASFMVDPLGLRLIDEIGVDNVMWSSDYPHNESTFGYSEKSLAAVVEAVGPQNATKIVSTNIQKFLGLQ, translated from the coding sequence ATGACTGCTTCGACGACCCTCTATCCGCCGGAAGGCTTTGGCGCACCGAAGAACCGCAAGGGACATGCCACCGGTGACCTCGGTTTACCTGCCGGCACTGAGATCTTCTCGGCCGACAACCACATCTCGGTGGCCGACGACATCTTCTACGAGCGTTTCCCCGAGGAGCTCAAGGGTGCCGCGCCGCGCATCTGGTACGAGGACGGCGCTTACATGGTCGGTATGAAGGGCAAGGCCTGGACCGGAGGCGATTTCGGCCGAGTGCTGATGCAGTACGACGACCTCGCCGGTGCCGCGTCGAACAACATCGCGGCCCGCATCCGGGAGCTCAAAGAGGACGGTATCGACAAGGAGCTGGCGTTCCCGAACGCGGTGCTGGCCCTGTTCCATTACCCGGACAAGGCGTTGCGCGAGCGGGTGTTCCGGATCTACAACGAGCACATTGCCGCGCTGCAGGAGCAGTCCAACGGGCACTTCTACGGTGTGGGGCTGATCAACTGGTGGGATCCCAAGGGGGCCCGCAGCACGCTCGAGGAGCTCAAGGCGCTGGGACTCAAGACGTTCCTGCTCCCGCTGAACCCGGGTAAGGACGACGAGGGCAACATCTACGACTACGGCAGCACCGCGATGGACGCGGTATGGGACGAGATCGAGGCGTCCGGCATCCCGGTCAGCCACCATATCGGCGAGACGCCTCCCAAGACGCCGTGCGAGAACAACAGCGTCGTGGTCGGCATGATGGTCAACGTCGACTCTTTCCGCGAGCAGTTCGCCAAGTACGTGTTCTCTGGGATCCTCGACCGGCACCCCAAACTGAAGATCGGTTGGTTCGAGGGCGGAATCGCGTGGGTGCCCACCGCATTGCAGGACGCCGAGCACATGCTGGCCTCCTACCGCCACATGTTCAACCACGAGCTGCAACACGAAGTCCGGTACTACTGGGACAAGCACATGGCCGCGTCGTTCATGGTCGACCCGCTGGGGCTGCGGCTGATCGATGAGATCGGTGTCGACAACGTGATGTGGTCCAGCGACTACCCGCACAACGAGAGCACTTTCGGGTACTCGGAGAAGTCACTGGCAGCGGTGGTCGAGGCGGTCGGCCCGCAGAACGCGACCAAGATCGTGTCGACGAACATCCAGAAGTTCCTGGGGCTCCAATGA
- a CDS encoding TetR/AcrR family transcriptional regulator, with the protein MTTAHRSARADRASSTQEAILKAAERLYAEHGVFAVSNRQVSDAAGQGNNAAVGYHFGTKTDLVRAIEHKHRGPIECLREQMVADTGSSSNLRDWVSCLVQPLTEHLAALGNPTWYARFAAQVMTDPAYHNIVVRDALSSPSLVQVIEGMKNCLPELPAEVRAERNIMARNLLMHSCADRERAMAQGGNVPRASWQGAASGLIDAIVGLWMAPVTRESDLI; encoded by the coding sequence GTGACAACAGCCCACCGGTCCGCCCGTGCCGACCGGGCGAGCAGTACCCAGGAGGCGATCCTCAAGGCGGCTGAGCGGCTCTATGCCGAGCACGGCGTGTTCGCGGTGTCCAACCGTCAGGTGAGTGACGCGGCCGGACAGGGTAACAACGCCGCCGTCGGTTACCACTTCGGAACCAAGACCGACCTGGTGCGTGCGATCGAACACAAGCACCGCGGTCCGATCGAGTGCCTGCGCGAGCAGATGGTGGCCGACACCGGATCCTCGTCCAACCTGCGGGACTGGGTGTCCTGCCTGGTCCAGCCGCTCACCGAACACCTTGCGGCGCTGGGTAACCCGACCTGGTACGCCAGGTTCGCCGCCCAGGTGATGACCGACCCGGCCTACCACAACATCGTGGTCCGTGACGCGCTGAGTTCGCCGTCGCTGGTGCAGGTCATCGAGGGGATGAAGAACTGCCTGCCCGAACTGCCCGCAGAGGTCCGCGCCGAACGCAACATCATGGCGCGCAACCTGTTGATGCACAGCTGTGCCGATCGCGAGCGCGCGATGGCGCAGGGCGGCAACGTGCCGCGGGCGTCCTGGCAGGGCGCGGCGTCGGGATTGATCGACGCGATCGTCGGCCTGTGGATGGCCCCGGTGACACGAGAAAGCGACCTCATATGA
- a CDS encoding SDR family NAD(P)-dependent oxidoreductase, translated as MMNELAGKVAVVTGGASGLGEGLVRRFAAEGAQVMIGDIDEERGKALADELGEDTRFLFTDVGDIEQVGRLVSTAVETFGGLDVMVNNAGVSGRMHRRFFDDDLADFDTVMRVNVRAVMAGTRDAARYMAEHGGGSILNLTSIGGIQAGGGVMTYRASKAAVIQFTKSAAIELAHYEIRVNAIAPGNIRTAIVAKSASPEERERIEEFEAGIRAQMRNDRPLKREGTVEDVAEAALYFATDRSRYVTGTVLPIDGGTVAGKVIVRKAK; from the coding sequence GTGATGAACGAACTGGCCGGAAAGGTCGCGGTAGTTACCGGCGGTGCATCGGGACTCGGCGAGGGACTGGTACGCCGATTCGCCGCCGAAGGCGCCCAGGTGATGATCGGCGACATCGACGAGGAGCGGGGCAAGGCTCTGGCCGACGAACTGGGGGAGGACACGCGGTTCCTGTTCACCGACGTAGGCGACATCGAGCAGGTGGGCCGGCTGGTGTCGACCGCGGTCGAGACCTTCGGCGGCCTGGACGTCATGGTCAACAACGCCGGGGTCTCAGGCCGGATGCACCGTCGGTTCTTCGATGACGACCTCGCTGATTTCGACACCGTGATGCGGGTCAACGTCCGCGCAGTGATGGCCGGAACCCGCGATGCCGCCCGGTATATGGCCGAGCACGGCGGCGGTTCGATCCTCAACCTGACTTCCATCGGCGGAATCCAGGCCGGTGGCGGGGTGATGACGTATCGCGCATCCAAGGCCGCCGTCATCCAGTTCACCAAGTCCGCGGCGATCGAACTGGCCCACTACGAGATTCGGGTCAACGCCATCGCTCCGGGCAACATCCGCACCGCGATCGTGGCCAAGTCGGCCTCGCCCGAGGAGCGCGAGCGCATCGAGGAGTTCGAGGCGGGGATCCGCGCCCAGATGCGCAACGACCGTCCGCTCAAGCGGGAGGGCACGGTCGAGGACGTCGCGGAGGCGGCGCTCTACTTCGCCACCGACCGCTCACGCTACGTCACGGGCACGGTGCTGCCGATCGACGGAGGAACGGTCGCGGGCAAGGTCATCGTCCGGAAGGCCAAATAG
- a CDS encoding cyclase family protein yields the protein MSDFRKVADDVRNWGRWGDADELGTLNLITPDKVAEGASLVKQGKVFALGGDFSSSGPQGAFQFRQNPTHVMTVDGGDANTLAQYGPQWLRNSVAHEVSKFFVDNPFRFNDDMIVMPLQAATQWDALSHVYYEDKLYNGFPADSVTSFGAFRCGIDKVDGKGITSRGVLLDVVRHRGVEQFLEPGNPVTPAELDEVAKAQGVRITAGDIVVVHTGWWTRFLATGDGAEAGSGLDWRCASWLHDHQVAAVAADNLMVEDPDPANGVEGTFLPMHMLCLRDMGLMLGEYWDLGALAADCAADGVYEFQLIAPPLRVTGAVGSPVNPIAIK from the coding sequence ATGAGCGACTTTCGCAAGGTCGCTGACGACGTACGTAATTGGGGCCGCTGGGGTGACGCCGACGAACTCGGCACGCTGAACCTGATCACGCCCGACAAGGTGGCCGAGGGCGCGTCACTGGTCAAGCAGGGCAAGGTGTTCGCGCTCGGCGGTGACTTCTCCTCTTCCGGGCCGCAGGGGGCGTTCCAGTTTCGGCAGAACCCCACCCATGTGATGACCGTCGATGGCGGCGACGCGAATACCCTGGCTCAGTACGGCCCGCAGTGGCTGCGCAATTCGGTGGCCCACGAGGTCAGCAAATTCTTCGTGGACAACCCCTTTCGCTTCAACGACGACATGATCGTCATGCCACTGCAGGCCGCGACCCAGTGGGACGCGCTGTCACACGTCTACTACGAGGACAAGCTCTACAACGGTTTCCCGGCTGATTCGGTCACGAGTTTCGGTGCTTTCCGTTGTGGTATCGACAAAGTGGACGGGAAGGGCATCACCTCACGCGGCGTGCTGTTGGACGTGGTCCGCCATCGCGGCGTCGAGCAGTTCCTGGAGCCCGGCAATCCGGTCACGCCTGCCGAACTCGATGAGGTGGCCAAGGCGCAGGGGGTGCGCATCACTGCCGGTGACATCGTGGTGGTGCACACCGGTTGGTGGACCCGGTTTTTGGCCACCGGGGACGGGGCCGAGGCTGGGTCCGGTCTGGACTGGCGGTGCGCCTCGTGGTTGCACGACCACCAGGTGGCCGCGGTGGCCGCCGACAATCTGATGGTCGAGGATCCTGATCCGGCCAACGGGGTCGAGGGCACGTTCCTGCCGATGCACATGCTGTGTCTGCGCGACATGGGTCTGATGCTCGGTGAGTACTGGGATCTGGGCGCGTTGGCCGCCGACTGCGCTGCCGACGGTGTCTACGAGTTCCAGCTCATCGCCCCTCCGCTGCGGGTCACCGGTGCGGTCGGTTCGCCGGTGAATCCCATTGCGATCAAGTGA
- a CDS encoding cytochrome P450 yields the protein MERAAACPFAPPQPMLGHPKGLFRVKIWNGSTPWLITGHEEARTLFADSRISVDDRIAGFPHWNEHMLATVDKRPRSVFTSDAEEHTRFRRMLSKPFTFRRVEGLRTAIQKITDECIDEILAGPQPADLVAKLALPVPTVVISEMLGVPYEDHEFFQEHANAGLARYAAADAMQKGAMSLHQYLINLVEEKQANPSEDAVSDLAERVTAGEISVKEAAQLGTGLLIAGHETTANMIGIGILALLENPDQADFLRAADDPKVIANAVEELMRYLSIIQTGQRRVALEDIEIGGETIRAGDGVIIDLSPANWDAKAYSEPDKLDLSRDASQQLGFGYGRHQCVGQQLARAELQIVFHTLLRRIPTLRLAIPLEEVPFKHDRLAYGVYELPVNW from the coding sequence ATGGAGCGCGCCGCGGCGTGCCCGTTCGCGCCGCCACAGCCGATGCTGGGCCACCCCAAAGGCCTTTTCCGCGTGAAGATCTGGAACGGCAGCACCCCGTGGTTGATCACCGGTCACGAAGAGGCCAGGACGCTCTTCGCGGACTCCCGCATCAGTGTGGACGACCGGATCGCGGGTTTCCCGCATTGGAACGAGCACATGCTCGCCACCGTCGACAAGCGGCCGCGGTCGGTGTTCACCTCCGACGCCGAGGAGCACACGCGGTTCCGCCGAATGCTGTCGAAGCCGTTCACGTTCCGTCGTGTCGAGGGACTGCGCACGGCGATCCAGAAGATCACCGATGAGTGCATCGACGAGATCCTGGCGGGCCCGCAGCCCGCCGACCTCGTCGCCAAGCTGGCCTTGCCGGTGCCCACGGTGGTGATCAGCGAGATGCTCGGTGTCCCTTACGAAGACCATGAATTCTTCCAGGAGCACGCCAACGCCGGGCTGGCCCGGTACGCCGCGGCGGACGCCATGCAGAAGGGCGCGATGAGCCTGCATCAGTACCTGATCAATCTGGTCGAGGAAAAGCAGGCCAACCCGTCCGAGGACGCGGTGTCCGATCTGGCCGAGCGCGTGACCGCTGGAGAGATCAGCGTCAAGGAAGCCGCGCAGCTGGGCACCGGTCTGCTGATCGCCGGGCACGAGACCACCGCCAACATGATCGGCATCGGCATCCTGGCCCTTCTGGAGAACCCCGACCAGGCCGACTTCCTGCGTGCCGCAGACGATCCGAAGGTGATCGCCAACGCGGTCGAGGAACTGATGCGCTATCTGTCCATCATCCAGACCGGACAGCGCCGGGTCGCGCTGGAAGACATCGAGATCGGCGGCGAGACCATCCGCGCCGGTGACGGCGTCATCATCGATCTGTCCCCGGCCAACTGGGATGCGAAGGCCTACTCGGAGCCCGACAAGCTCGACCTCAGCCGCGACGCCAGCCAGCAGCTCGGCTTCGGCTACGGCCGCCACCAGTGCGTCGGTCAGCAGCTGGCACGCGCCGAACTGCAGATCGTCTTCCACACCCTTCTGCGCCGGATTCCGACTCTGCGCCTGGCCATTCCGCTCGAGGAGGTGCCGTTCAAGCACGACCGGCTCGCCTACGGCGTCTACGAACTCCCCGTCAACTGGTAG
- a CDS encoding ferredoxin — MKVTVDQDKCVSSGQCVLNASEVFDQRDEDGVVVLLESEPGPDQIDNARRAAAACPALAIEIQD; from the coding sequence ATGAAAGTCACTGTCGACCAGGACAAGTGTGTCTCCTCGGGGCAGTGCGTGCTCAATGCCAGTGAGGTGTTCGACCAGCGTGACGAGGACGGTGTCGTGGTGCTGCTCGAATCCGAACCCGGTCCGGACCAGATCGACAACGCCCGCCGCGCCGCGGCGGCCTGCCCAGCCCTAGCCATCGAGATCCAAGACTGA
- a CDS encoding NADPH-dependent FMN reductase produces MTPTEKVPFVVGMGGTLRADSSTERAVRYCLEAVERQGGRTRMFAGPDLELPMYAPHSLERTPAAQEFVSALRDADAVVVGSPGYHGAISGLVKNALDYIEDLREDPRVYLDNTPWGCISCAYGWQAAVGTLGQLRSIGHALRAWPTPLGVAINSADKIWSETGELADATVRGQLDMLATQLLNFGRSHGAPQ; encoded by the coding sequence ATGACGCCAACGGAGAAGGTGCCGTTCGTGGTTGGGATGGGCGGCACCCTGCGTGCCGACTCCTCGACCGAGCGGGCCGTGCGGTACTGCCTGGAAGCCGTCGAGCGTCAAGGCGGCCGCACCCGGATGTTTGCCGGGCCGGACCTCGAGTTGCCGATGTATGCGCCCCACTCTTTGGAACGCACCCCGGCAGCTCAGGAGTTTGTGTCCGCTCTGCGTGACGCCGACGCCGTGGTGGTGGGCTCGCCCGGCTATCACGGGGCGATCTCCGGTCTGGTGAAGAACGCGCTGGATTACATCGAGGATCTGCGGGAAGACCCGCGGGTATACCTGGACAACACCCCGTGGGGCTGTATCAGCTGTGCCTATGGCTGGCAGGCCGCCGTGGGAACGCTGGGACAGTTGCGCTCCATCGGCCACGCGTTGCGGGCCTGGCCGACTCCGTTGGGGGTGGCGATCAACTCCGCGGACAAGATCTGGTCTGAGACAGGCGAATTGGCCGACGCGACGGTGCGTGGCCAACTCGACATGCTGGCCACGCAATTGCTGAATTTCGGGCGGTCGCACGGGGCGCCACAGTGA
- a CDS encoding alpha/beta fold hydrolase, whose translation MTAQRRFARKTIDVDGLTTSYLEAGIGDPVVLLHGGEFGAGAELGWERVIDTLAEHYWVLAPDMLGFGETAKVIDFNDGRGMRIRHIARFCVELGVTQAHFVGNSMGAINLLVDATSDTPRLRMRSLTAICGGGDIQRNEHSAALYDYDATPAGMRRIVTALFADPVYPADEAYVQRRYESSIAPGAWEALAAARFRRPGLDAPAMPSSQRAYGRITVPVMIVEGEHDKLLPSGWAGEIAGQITGARSVVIAGAGHCPQIEQPAALTAVLLEFLKEV comes from the coding sequence GTGACAGCGCAACGCAGATTCGCACGTAAGACCATCGACGTCGACGGCTTGACCACCAGCTACCTCGAAGCGGGGATCGGGGACCCGGTCGTCCTGTTGCACGGGGGCGAGTTCGGCGCTGGTGCTGAATTGGGTTGGGAGCGAGTAATCGATACGCTCGCCGAGCACTACTGGGTGTTGGCCCCGGACATGCTGGGTTTCGGTGAGACCGCCAAGGTGATCGATTTCAACGACGGGCGCGGCATGCGGATACGGCATATCGCCCGCTTCTGCGTCGAACTCGGGGTCACGCAGGCACATTTCGTGGGCAACTCGATGGGCGCGATCAACCTTCTCGTCGACGCCACCTCGGATACCCCCCGGCTCCGGATGCGCTCACTCACCGCGATCTGCGGCGGAGGGGATATCCAGCGCAACGAACATTCCGCGGCGTTGTACGACTACGACGCTACGCCTGCCGGGATGCGACGCATCGTCACCGCGCTCTTCGCCGATCCGGTCTATCCCGCCGACGAGGCGTACGTGCAACGGCGTTATGAGTCGAGCATCGCGCCAGGGGCCTGGGAAGCCCTGGCCGCAGCGCGTTTTCGCCGTCCTGGTCTGGACGCTCCGGCGATGCCGTCGTCGCAGCGAGCGTATGGCCGCATCACGGTGCCGGTCATGATCGTCGAAGGTGAACACGACAAGCTGCTGCCGTCGGGATGGGCCGGTGAGATCGCCGGCCAGATAACTGGTGCCCGCAGTGTGGTGATCGCCGGCGCGGGGCACTGTCCACAGATCGAACAGCCCGCCGCGCTGACCGCGGTATTGCTGGAATTCCTGAAAGAGGTGTGA
- a CDS encoding coniferyl-alcohol dehydrogenase → MTLLSELVRYDGKHVVVTGCGSGIGAEVTRALGELGARVTGLDIRPPDRLPDDFIELDLADPESVDRAARAVDGPVDALFNVAGVSSGIGNPLLVVRINFLGTRQFTEALDDRIPAGGSITSVSSLAASGYRENRSVTAGLVRTRSVDEGLRWCAEHPEALADGGYRLSKEAMILYGMSRVAELGARGVRINCTAPGVTQTPILDQLRSAYGQQYLDSFTTPLGRNSDAAEQASLLVFLGGAAASYVTGQVVWADGGILAQREAALVDAVDNSDQRS, encoded by the coding sequence GTGACACTGCTGAGCGAGCTGGTGCGCTACGACGGCAAACACGTCGTGGTCACCGGCTGCGGATCGGGCATCGGCGCCGAGGTCACCCGGGCGTTGGGTGAGCTCGGCGCGCGGGTGACCGGCCTGGACATCCGGCCGCCCGATCGCCTGCCCGACGACTTCATCGAACTCGACCTGGCCGACCCGGAGTCCGTCGATCGCGCTGCCCGCGCGGTCGACGGTCCGGTGGACGCCCTGTTCAATGTCGCGGGCGTGTCATCGGGCATTGGCAACCCGCTGCTGGTGGTCCGGATCAACTTCCTCGGCACCCGGCAGTTCACCGAGGCGTTGGACGATCGCATCCCGGCGGGCGGATCGATCACTTCGGTGTCGTCACTGGCGGCCTCGGGATACCGGGAAAACCGATCCGTTACCGCGGGTTTGGTACGGACCAGATCGGTCGATGAGGGCCTGCGCTGGTGTGCAGAGCACCCGGAGGCCTTGGCCGACGGCGGTTACCGGTTGTCCAAGGAGGCGATGATTCTCTACGGGATGAGCCGGGTTGCCGAACTCGGGGCCCGAGGCGTCCGGATCAACTGCACGGCACCGGGGGTGACCCAGACGCCCATTCTCGACCAGTTGCGCTCGGCTTATGGTCAGCAGTACCTCGATTCGTTCACCACCCCGCTCGGCCGCAACTCCGACGCCGCAGAACAGGCTTCGCTTCTGGTGTTCCTCGGGGGTGCGGCCGCCAGTTACGTCACCGGGCAGGTGGTCTGGGCCGATGGCGGCATTTTGGCCCAACGTGAGGCAGCGCTGGTCGATGCTGTAGACAACTCTGATCAGAGGAGCTGA